The proteins below are encoded in one region of Nakamurella flava:
- a CDS encoding aldo/keto reductase yields MRSDSSSPRAGRPGHAAWAIGTAVLGRPAYITTGAADALPGDRSVDAMRQATFDVLDAALTAGVDWVDTARSYGRAEEFVGDWWRERAAADPDWVRSAPTVSSKWGYAYVGDWDRDAAVHEVKEHSAAQFRRQWTLTERTLPRLALYQVHSLTTDSPLFDDAELLDALAGLRDSGVAIGFTTTGTGQADTIRKALDVERQGARLFSAVQSTWNLLETSVGDALALASRNELTVLIKESLANGRLLSRPPRALREIAGDRGVTLDAVALAVVARQPWVDRVLLGSAGVDQLTSNVAADTVELDDSDMDRLLAAPQDPAEYWADRSALAWT; encoded by the coding sequence ATGCGCTCCGACTCTTCCTCCCCCCGTGCCGGTCGACCCGGCCACGCGGCCTGGGCCATCGGCACCGCCGTCCTCGGCCGTCCCGCGTACATCACCACCGGTGCGGCCGACGCCCTCCCCGGCGACCGGTCGGTCGACGCCATGCGGCAGGCGACGTTCGACGTCCTGGACGCCGCGCTGACCGCCGGGGTCGACTGGGTGGACACCGCCCGCTCGTACGGCCGGGCCGAGGAGTTCGTGGGGGACTGGTGGCGGGAACGGGCGGCCGCCGACCCGGACTGGGTGCGGTCGGCGCCCACCGTGTCCAGCAAGTGGGGTTACGCCTACGTCGGTGACTGGGATCGCGACGCGGCCGTCCACGAGGTCAAGGAACACAGTGCCGCGCAGTTCCGGCGCCAGTGGACGCTGACCGAGCGGACCCTGCCCCGGTTGGCGCTGTACCAGGTGCACTCGTTGACGACCGATTCCCCGTTGTTCGACGACGCCGAGCTGCTGGACGCCCTGGCCGGGCTGCGGGACTCCGGGGTGGCCATCGGTTTCACCACCACCGGCACCGGCCAGGCCGACACCATCCGCAAGGCCCTGGACGTCGAACGTCAGGGCGCCCGGTTGTTCTCCGCCGTGCAGTCGACGTGGAATCTGCTGGAGACCAGCGTCGGTGACGCCCTGGCGCTGGCCTCGCGGAACGAGCTCACGGTCCTGATCAAGGAGTCGCTGGCCAACGGTCGGCTGCTCAGCCGGCCGCCGCGGGCGCTGCGCGAGATCGCCGGCGATCGGGGCGTCACGCTGGACGCCGTCGCGTTGGCCGTCGTCGCCCGGCAGCCGTGGGTCGACCGGGTCCTGCTCGGATCGGCCGGGGTCGACCAGCTCACGTCCAACGTGGCGGCGGACACCGTCGAACTGGACGACTCCGACATGGACCGGCTGCTCGCCGCCCCGCAGGACCCGGCCGAGTACTGGGCCGACCGGTCGGCCCTGGCCTGGACCTGA
- a CDS encoding FUSC family protein → MPDPDSRAARPTRWSRRGWQRVLGPVRRRVAGTGRGGVRGLADLLSLDGTVLVQAFKIGLSASLAWALALWWLNSPSPIWAPITASLIALLTVRASVGDALQRLVAVLIGILVAIWLGGLVGLHVWSIGVIVTVGFLAGRILRLSPGAAAQIPINGLFVLVLGGGADPGQRYLDTVVGAAVAVAVNLLIVPPNLVDPARRSTADVADGVVAVLGRMSTGIARPWTHEEASGWLATARQQRRAAGRAENDVADADQSLRLHPNRAAWTGALDRVRQAADTLIVVDVQVRVLARTLRDTADRLSGTDGRQPPYPMASALLATTAGAIEAFAYALLAGSTRPQRSALPPVEAGPARRGIVLARETIAAINADLSALLAANLERGVLLGALIVETERILDELETGLDAAGARAAQHPADGETSEDEPSTRG, encoded by the coding sequence GTGCCCGACCCCGACTCCCGCGCAGCCCGCCCGACCCGGTGGTCCCGCCGCGGATGGCAACGGGTCCTCGGACCGGTGCGTCGCCGCGTCGCCGGGACCGGCCGAGGCGGGGTCCGCGGTCTGGCCGACCTGCTGAGTCTGGACGGCACCGTACTGGTGCAGGCGTTCAAGATCGGACTCTCGGCGTCGCTGGCCTGGGCGCTCGCCCTGTGGTGGCTCAACTCCCCCAGCCCCATCTGGGCGCCGATCACCGCGTCCCTGATCGCCCTGCTGACCGTGCGCGCCTCCGTCGGCGACGCCCTGCAGCGTCTGGTCGCGGTGCTGATCGGCATCCTGGTGGCCATCTGGCTGGGCGGTCTGGTCGGCCTGCACGTCTGGTCGATCGGCGTCATCGTCACCGTCGGATTCCTCGCCGGCCGGATCCTGCGGCTCTCCCCCGGGGCGGCGGCGCAGATCCCCATCAACGGGCTGTTCGTGCTGGTGCTCGGGGGCGGGGCCGATCCGGGCCAGCGGTATCTGGACACCGTGGTCGGTGCGGCCGTCGCCGTCGCCGTCAACCTGCTCATCGTCCCGCCGAACCTTGTCGATCCGGCGCGACGGTCGACGGCCGATGTCGCGGACGGCGTCGTCGCCGTCCTGGGGCGGATGTCGACGGGCATCGCCCGCCCGTGGACGCACGAGGAGGCGTCGGGGTGGCTGGCCACCGCCCGGCAGCAGCGACGGGCCGCCGGACGGGCCGAGAACGACGTGGCCGACGCCGACCAGTCCCTGCGTCTGCATCCCAACCGGGCCGCCTGGACCGGTGCCCTGGACCGGGTGCGTCAGGCGGCCGACACCCTGATCGTCGTCGACGTCCAGGTGCGGGTACTGGCCCGCACGCTGCGTGACACCGCCGACCGGTTGTCCGGCACCGACGGTCGGCAACCGCCCTACCCGATGGCCTCGGCGCTGCTGGCGACCACCGCGGGGGCGATCGAGGCGTTCGCCTACGCCCTGCTCGCCGGAAGCACCCGGCCGCAGCGATCGGCATTGCCGCCGGTCGAGGCCGGTCCCGCCCGTCGCGGCATCGTGCTGGCCCGGGAGACCATCGCCGCCATCAACGCGGACCTCAGCGCGCTGCTGGCCGCCAATCTCGAACGCGGGGTGCTGCTCGGGGCGCTGATCGTCGAGACCGAACGGATCCTCGACGAACTGGAGACCGGGCTGGACGCCGCCGGCGCCCGGGCGGCTCAGCATCCAGCGGACGGTGAGACTTCCGAGGATGAACCCTCAACCCGAGGGTGA
- the arc gene encoding proteasome ATPase, producing MTAQVRSLNDEIAQLRRRLATMPADTRPLERQLTESANRIAALTERNEKLVVTLRDARGQLLQLKEEVDRLAQPPSGYGVFLGAGPEGTVEVHTGGRKMRLTVSPTIEVDELRPGQQLRLNEALTVVEAGEYELVGEVCALRDVLGTDRALVVGHADEERVVHLAEPLRQATLKPGDSLLVDSKAGYAYEKVPKAEVEDLVLEEVPDVEYGDIGGLTRQIEQIRDAVELPFLHADLFRTYQLRPPKGVLLYGPPGCGKTLIAKAVANSLAKKVALSRGQEHVTSYFLNIKGPELLNKYVGETERTIRLIFQRAREKAADGTPVIVFFDEMDSVFRTRGTGVSSDVETTIVPQLLSEIDGVEGLENVIVIGASNREDMIDPAILRPGRLDVKIKIERPDAESARDIFTKYLVPELPIHPEDLAEFGGDRSGTVAAMIQHTVERMYAETDDNRFLEVTYANGDKEVLYFKDFNSGAMIQNIVDRAKKYAIKDQIVTGGTGGGLRVSQLLDAITDEFAENEDLPNTTNPDDWARISGKKGERIVYIRTLVSGKQSEGSRAIDTASNTGQYL from the coding sequence CTGACGGCGCAGGTCCGGTCGTTGAACGACGAGATCGCGCAGTTGCGGCGGCGGTTGGCCACCATGCCGGCCGACACCCGGCCGCTGGAACGGCAGCTCACGGAGTCGGCCAATCGGATCGCGGCGTTGACCGAGCGGAACGAGAAGCTCGTGGTCACCCTGCGCGATGCGCGGGGACAGCTCCTGCAGCTCAAGGAGGAGGTCGACCGCCTGGCGCAGCCGCCGAGCGGTTACGGCGTCTTCCTCGGCGCCGGCCCGGAGGGCACCGTGGAGGTGCACACCGGTGGGCGCAAGATGCGGCTCACGGTGTCGCCGACCATCGAGGTCGACGAGCTCCGGCCCGGCCAGCAGCTGCGGCTCAACGAGGCGCTGACCGTCGTGGAGGCCGGCGAGTACGAGCTGGTCGGTGAGGTCTGCGCGCTGCGCGACGTCCTCGGCACCGATCGGGCGCTGGTCGTCGGGCACGCCGACGAGGAACGCGTCGTGCATCTGGCCGAGCCGCTGCGCCAGGCCACCCTCAAGCCGGGGGACTCCCTGCTGGTCGACAGCAAGGCCGGGTACGCCTACGAGAAGGTGCCCAAGGCCGAGGTCGAGGACCTGGTCCTGGAGGAGGTGCCGGATGTCGAGTACGGCGACATCGGCGGCCTGACCCGGCAGATCGAGCAGATCCGGGACGCGGTCGAGTTGCCGTTCCTGCACGCCGATCTGTTCCGCACCTATCAGCTGCGGCCGCCGAAGGGCGTCCTGCTGTACGGGCCGCCCGGTTGCGGCAAGACGCTGATCGCCAAGGCGGTGGCGAATTCGCTGGCCAAGAAGGTCGCGCTGTCCCGCGGGCAGGAGCACGTGACCAGTTACTTCCTCAACATCAAGGGCCCGGAGCTGCTCAACAAGTACGTCGGCGAGACCGAGCGGACCATCCGGCTGATTTTTCAGCGGGCTCGCGAGAAGGCGGCCGACGGCACCCCGGTCATCGTCTTCTTCGACGAGATGGACTCGGTCTTCCGCACGCGTGGCACCGGTGTCTCCTCGGACGTGGAGACGACGATCGTCCCCCAGCTGCTCAGCGAGATCGACGGTGTGGAGGGGCTGGAGAACGTCATCGTCATCGGTGCCTCCAACCGCGAGGACATGATCGACCCGGCCATCCTGCGGCCCGGCCGACTGGACGTGAAGATCAAGATCGAGCGTCCGGACGCCGAGTCGGCCCGGGACATCTTCACCAAGTACCTGGTGCCAGAGCTGCCCATCCACCCGGAGGATCTGGCCGAGTTCGGCGGTGATCGGTCAGGGACCGTGGCGGCGATGATCCAGCACACGGTCGAGCGGATGTACGCCGAGACCGACGACAACCGCTTCCTGGAGGTCACCTACGCCAATGGTGACAAGGAGGTCCTCTACTTCAAGGACTTCAACTCCGGCGCGATGATCCAGAACATCGTGGACCGGGCCAAGAAGTACGCGATCAAGGACCAGATCGTCACCGGCGGCACCGGCGGTGGTCTGCGGGTGTCGCAGCTGCTGGACGCGATCACCGATGAATTCGCCGAGAACGAGGACCTGCCGAACACCACGAACCCGGACGACTGGGCCCGCATCTCGGGGAAGAAGGGCGAGCGGATCGTCTACATCCGCACCCTGGTCTCCGGCAAGCAGTCCGAGGGCTCGCGGGCGATCGACACCGCGTCGAACACCGGCCAGTACCTCTAG